A section of the Bradysia coprophila strain Holo2 chromosome X unlocalized genomic scaffold, BU_Bcop_v1 contig_117, whole genome shotgun sequence genome encodes:
- the LOC119067027 gene encoding ATP-binding cassette sub-family A member 3-like isoform X2: MAATNWDKFRLLMWKNWLLQYRHKTQTIVQLLVPVLFSALLVLIRGLVDPVVHAEPFHFPQLNISLDSLRGGVEPSGLGLHYRLLVKAPIGNTTFQPNLNWRIVYTPNVPILDELLRGASNVLQLQTAVGVNSSKELSKTLVQQNLFVGLEFHNPELLSSPATLPKQLEYSIRFPSELRTSVYDNPILYNWRTNLLFPRFQILGPRNPNDTDDGIPSGYIREGFLAVQNAIASQFLFLKSNGTNKMPEIMMQRYPYPEYIEDILLTGLETLVSLIIMISLVYSCTTTVKFIAIEKEKQLKEAMKIMGLANWLHWLSWFVRSMILLGTSISFIVMLFKVPWYKDSDVAIFTYSNWTCLWVFLFTYSIATTTFCFMLSVFFSKANTASAVSGLIWFLSYSVYSFTYASYDQLLLYQKLLMSLFSNTAMAFGFQLIIRLEGSSEGLQWNNFFRSVSVDDNLSLGLLVVTLLIAALLYLMIALYVEKIFPGEYGVPLPWYFPFTRVFWCGQSEYVRINDSPKMHGNLNFIEDDPIGRNSGIRISNLRKVYSNNRVAVNGLTLNMFDDDITVLLGHNGAGKTTTMSLLSGMFPPSSGTALINGKDIRHDISGVRSSLGLCPQHNILFDELTVREHIVFFSRLKGLNKDAVEREVEKYLKLIDLEPKRNAKSKTLSGGMKRKLAVCVAFCGGSKVVLLDEPTSGMDPQARRALWDVLKAQKKGRTVLLSTHFMDEADILGDRIAIMANGNLKCVGSSFFLKKQFGCGYHLVCVKKPNCDTEKITSLLKLYMPDVKVECDVGTELSYQLSDKCSHMFSKIFSELEIRSNELGVDSYGVSLTTLEEVFMKVGTDTIKLDDEPPQMNGTLANKPDSEFGSETTLNYATDISLLSGVPLIINQVRALFMKKILQTARNWLLMLIQICIPVLFITITVLSERSRAWYYELPPLKVCIQRYLESVTVLEVDPNANQDSLIAKYSAEYQNQMQTDQIHEFEKISENFEAYILRLARSMLVRVNSRYLAGATIRDPLRIVAHFNNQPYHTAPLSLSLVHNAVLRSHLGVDHSITVFNKPLNYSSHSRMKLLQLGGTMGFQLAVNVGFAMAFVASFYVLSYIKERTVKSKLLQFVSGANVLTFWVTAFLWDIFTFIVTILFLVITFAGFQEEGWSTALELSRIFFILLIFVVAILPVTMFASRFFKDPADGYSVLSMIYIFTGMACFFIVFIMSLEQYDLQDTARLLTWIFMIFPHFALSHGLGNINMITSFNQICDMQCKVIPGCTKEIMCEILPLFNSSAPCCDNDYFKWNNFGIGRNLLFMSCTGIAFFIILLVTEYSLVSSSIYSIKRFFTSTLSRDVSDEPIDFDVVEEKNRVTSMSETNIRNHNLVLMNVTKLYGKFVAVHDMSIAVEHSECFGLLGVNGAGKTTTFKMLTGDVKISNGEAWVRGLSLKNDMNKVHQIIGYCPQFDALIGEMTGRETLTMYCLLRGIPNRRIRSIVLNLAADFNFIKHIDKRVKMYSGGNKRKLSTAIALVGNPAIVYLDEPTTGMDPGARRQLWDMICKVRKSGKSIMLTSHSMDECEALCTRLAIMVNGEFKCLGSVQHLKNKFSKGYTLSIKVKKNNFSRPPTSESDGNNNKVDDVFGHFVNKFRVKR; this comes from the exons ATGGCCGCAACAAATTGGGACAAATTTCGTCTCCTGATGTGGAAAAACTGGCTGTTGCAGTATCGTCACAAAACACAAACAATTGTGCAACTATTAGTTCCTGTACTTTTTAGCGCATTATTAGTTCTAATTCGCGGACTGGTGGATCCAGTGGTGCATGCAGAGCCGTTCCACTTTCCACAATTAAATATAAGTTTAGATTCATTGAG AGGTGGAGTTGAGCCAAGTGGACTAGGCCTACATTATAGACTATTAGTGAA AGCTCCGATAGGAAACACTACATTTCAACCAAATCTTAACTGGAGAATAGTATACACACCCAACGTACCGATTTTGGATGAACTTCTTAGAggagcatccaatgtattacAATTACAGACTGCGGTGGGTGTAAATAGTTCCAAAGAGCTGAGCAAAACTTTAgtacaacaaaatttattcgtcGGACTTGAATTTCATAATCCGGAG CTTCTATCATCTCCTGCAACACTGCCGAAGCAACTGGAATATTCAATACGTTTTCCCAGTGAACTTAGAACGTCTGTTTATGACAATCCGATACTTTACAACTGGCGAACCAATCTACTATTTCCGCGATTTCAAATACTCGGCCCTCGCAATCCCAACGATACCGATGACGGCATACCATCTGGTTATATTCGTGAAGGATTTTTGGCTGTTCAAAATGCCATTGCAAGTCAGTTCTTGTTCTTGAAATCGAATGGAACGAATAAGATGCCGGAAATAATGATGCAA CGATATCCATACCCTGAATATATCGAAGATATTCTTCTGACCGGGTTGGAAACATTGGTCTCTTTAATAATTATGATCAGTTTAGt TTACTCCTGCACCACAACCGTAAAATTTATTGCGATCGAAAAGGAAAAGCAACTGAAAGAAGCCATGAAAATTATGGGCCTCGCTAATTGGCTTCATTG GTTGAGCTGGTTCGTGCGATCCATGATTTTATTG GGGACATCAATATCCTTTATCGTTATGCTCTTTAAG GTTCCATGGTATAAAGACAGTGACGTGGCAATTTTTACTTATAGCAATTGGACGTGTTTGTGGGTGTTCCTGTTCACCTACAG CATTGCAACAACGACATTTTGTTTCATGTTAAGTGTCTTTTTCTCAAAAGCGAATACCGCCAGTGCGGTCAGTGGCCTGATATGGTTTCTCTCCTATTCCGTTTATTCTTTCACGTACGCTAGCTACGATCAATTATTATTGTACCAGAAACTGTTGATGTCTTTGTTTTCAAACACTGCTATGGCCTTCGGTTTCCAGCTGATCATACGATTGGAAGGAAGCAGCGAAGGATTACAATGGAACAATTTCTTCAGATCTGTATCGGTTGATGACAATCTATCGCTCGGTCTGCTTGTGGTTACGCTACTGATTGCCGCCCTTCTGTATCTGATGATAGCGTTGTATGTGGAGAAGATTTTTCCTGGCGAATACGGTGTTCCGTTGCCATGGTACTTTCCGTTCACGCGAGTATTTTGGTGCGGTCAGTCGGAATACGTTCGAATCAATGACTCGCCGAAAATGCACggcaatttgaatttcatcgaAGACGATCCGATCGGTCGAAATTCTGGGATTCGCATAAGTAACCTACGGAAAGTCTATTCAAACAACCGTGTGGCTGTTAATGGACTCACACTAAATATGTTTGATGACGACATCACCGTGTTGCTTGGCCATAACGGAGCTG GCAAAACGACGACAATGTCCTTACTTTCGGGAATGTTTCCACCGTCAAGTGGTACCGCATTGATTAACGGAAAAGACATTCGACATGACATCAGTGGGGTACGCAGTTCCTTAGGACTGTGTCCGCagcacaacattttgtttgatgaGCTGACTGTAAGGGAGCACATTGTGTTCTTTAGCAGATTAAAAGGACTGAATAAGGATGCCGTGGAACGTGAGGTGGAAAAATATCTCAAGCTCATCGATCTGGAACCAAAACGGAATGCAAAATCGAAGACATTGTCCGGTGGGATGAAACGGAAGCTGGCAGTCTGTGTCGCTTTTTGTGGTGGATCAAAAGTTGTTCTTCTGGATGAACCCACTTCCGGAATGGACCCGCAAGCTCGGCGAGCTTTGTGGGATGTTTTAAAAGCTCAGAAAAAAGGCAGAACGGTTTTGCTGTCTACACATTTCATGGACGAAGCCGACATTCTGGGTGATCGAATAGCTATTATGGCGAATG GAAATTTGAAGTGCGTCGGATCATCATTCTTTCTGAAGAAGCAATTCGGTTGCGGATATCATTTGGTGTGCGTGAAGAAGCCAAACTGTGACACAGAGAAGATAACGTCTCTGCTGAAACTCTATATGCCCGATGTGAAAGTGGAATGTGACGTGGGTACGGAACTGTCCTATCAATTGTCCGACAAGTGTTCGCACATGTTCAGCAAAATATTCAGTGAATTGGAAATCCGATCGAACGAATTGGGCGTGGACAGCTATGGTGTTTCGTTGACGACGTTAGAGGAGGTGTTCATGAAAGTGGGTACAGATACTATAAAGCTAGACGATGAACCGCCTCAAATGAATGGAACTCTGGCGAATAAACCGGACAGTGAATTTGGTTCCGAGACAACAT TAAACTATGCTACCGACATTTCACTTCTCAGCGGGGTGCCATTGATTATAAACCAAGTCCGAGCTCTTTTCATGAAGAAAATCTTACAAACAGCGAGAAATTGGCTACTGATGTTGATACAAATCTGCATTCCAGTGCTGTTCATTACAATTACCGTACTGTCAGAACGGTCAAGAGCCTGGTACTACGAACTGCCACCGCTGAAAGTGTGCATCCAACGGTACTTGGAAAGTGTTACCGTTCTTGAGGTTGATCCGAATGCTAATCAAGATTCGTTGATTGCAAA GTACTCAGCCGAATATCAAAATCAAATGCAAACCGATCAAATCCATGAATTCGAAAAAATAAGCGAGAACTTCGAGGCGTACATTTTGCGTCTTGCCCGATCGATGTTAGTGCGTGTGAATTCACGCTATTTGGCTGGAGCCACGATCAGAGATCCTCTTCGAATTGTTGCACATTTCAACAATCAACCGTATCATACGGCACCGCTTTCGTTGTCCTTGGTACATAATGCGGTGCTACGGAGTCATTTAGGTGTCGACCATTCGATAACCGTTTTCAACAAACCGCTGAATTATTCGTCACATTCAAGGATGAAGCTATTGCAACTGGGTGGTACGATGGGTTTTCAATTGGCTGTTAATGTTGGCTTTGCCATGGCTTTTGTGGCATCATTTTACGTCCTCTCATATATTAAG GAGCGGACGGTCAAATCCAAACTGTTGCAGTTTGTTAGTGGCGCAAATGTTTTGACCTTCTGGGTAACGGCATTCCTGTGGgacattttcacatttatcGTGACGATTCTGTTTCTGGTCATCACATTCGCTGGATTCCAAGAAGAAGGCTGGTCCACCGCATTAGAACTGAGtcgaatatttttcattttactgatATTCGTCGTGGCCATTTTGCCGGTAACAATGTTTGCGTCCAGATTTTTCAAAGATCCGGCCGACGGATATTCGGTGCTGTCGATGATTTACATATTTACCG GAATGGCGTGCTTTTTCATTGtcttcataatgtcattggaACAGTACGATCTGCAGGACACGGCCAGGCTGCTGACATGGATCTTTATGATATTCCCGCACTTTGCACTGAGCCACGGGCTGGGAAATATCAACATGATAACATCGTTCAATCAAATCTGTGATATGCAATGCAAAGTGATACCGGGCTGTACCAAAGAGATCATGTGCGAAATTCTACCGTTATTCAACTCATCTGCACCGTGTTGCG ATAATGACTACTTCAAGTGGAACAACTTCGGCATCGGCCGAAATCTATTATTTATGTCGTGCACCGGAATCGCTTTCTTTATCATTCTCCTCGTGACCGAATACAGTTTGGTATCGTCGTCCATCTACTCCATTAAACGGTTCTTCACGTCAACGCTCAGCCGCGATGTATCAGATGAACCGATTGATTTCGATGTGGTTGAGGAGAAAAACAGAGTCACATCCATGTCCGAAACGAACATTCGGAACCATAATCTGGTACTGATGAATGTGACCaaattgtatggaaaatttgtgGCTGTTCATGATATGTCCATTGCTGTTGAACA CTCTGAGTGCTTTGGTTTACTGGGAGTCAATGGTGCCGGCAAGACAACGACATTCAAGATGCTTACTGGAGATGTTAAAATATCGAACGGAGAAGCATGGGTGAGAGGATTAAGCTTaaaaaatgacatgaacaAAGTGCATCAGATTATCG GCTATTGCCCGCAATTCGACGCTCTAATTGGTGAAATGACTGGAAGAGAAACCCTTACCATGTACTGTCTGCTGCGTGGCATACCAAATCGACGCATAAGGTCGATAGTATTGAATTTGGCTgccgattttaattttatcaaacaCATCGACAAAAGGGTGAAAATGTACAGCGGTGGCAATAAAAGGAAATTATCGACTGCCATAGCTCTGGTCGGAAATCCAGCCATTGTTTATTTAGACGAACCCACAACCG GCATGGACCCAGGTGCCCGAAGACAGCTATGGGACATGATATGTAAGGTTCGAAAAAGTGGCAAATCCATTATGCTGACATCGCACAGCATGGACGAATGTGAAGCATTGTGTACGCGTTTAGCAATTATGGTGAATGGTGAATTCAAGTGCCTTGGGTCAGTGCAGCATCTGAAGAATAAATTCTCGAAAGGATACACACTGTCGATCAAAGtgaaaaagaacaatttttcgCGGCCACCTACCAGCGAATCCGATGG AAACAATAACAAAGTTGATGATGTTTTCGGACATTTTGTTAACAAATTTAGAGTGAAAAGGTAA
- the LOC119067027 gene encoding ATP-binding cassette sub-family A member 3-like isoform X1, with protein MAATNWDKFRLLMWKNWLLQYRHKTQTIVQLLVPVLFSALLVLIRGLVDPVVHAEPFHFPQLNISLDSLRGGVEPSGLGLHYRLLVKAPIGNTTFQPNLNWRIVYTPNVPILDELLRGASNVLQLQTAVGVNSSKELSKTLVQQNLFVGLEFHNPELLSSPATLPKQLEYSIRFPSELRTSVYDNPILYNWRTNLLFPRFQILGPRNPNDTDDGIPSGYIREGFLAVQNAIASQFLFLKSNGTNKMPEIMMQRYPYPEYIEDILLTGLETLVSLIIMISLVYSCTTTVKFIAIEKEKQLKEAMKIMGLANWLHWLSWFVRSMILLGTSISFIVMLFKVPWYKDSDVAIFTYSNWTCLWVFLFTYSIATTTFCFMLSVFFSKANTASAVSGLIWFLSYSVYSFTYASYDQLLLYQKLLMSLFSNTAMAFGFQLIIRLEGSSEGLQWNNFFRSVSVDDNLSLGLLVVTLLIAALLYLMIALYVEKIFPGEYGVPLPWYFPFTRVFWCGQSEYVRINDSPKMHGNLNFIEDDPIGRNSGIRISNLRKVYSNNRVAVNGLTLNMFDDDITVLLGHNGAGKTTTMSLLSGMFPPSSGTALINGKDIRHDISGVRSSLGLCPQHNILFDELTVREHIVFFSRLKGLNKDAVEREVEKYLKLIDLEPKRNAKSKTLSGGMKRKLAVCVAFCGGSKVVLLDEPTSGMDPQARRALWDVLKAQKKGRTVLLSTHFMDEADILGDRIAIMANGNLKCVGSSFFLKKQFGCGYHLVCVKKPNCDTEKITSLLKLYMPDVKVECDVGTELSYQLSDKCSHMFSKIFSELEIRSNELGVDSYGVSLTTLEEVFMKVGTDTIKLDDEPPQMNGTLANKPDSEFGSETTLNYATDISLLSGVPLIINQVRALFMKKILQTARNWLLMLIQICIPVLFITITVLSERSRAWYYELPPLKVCIQRYLESVTVLEVDPNANQDSLIAKYSAEYQNQMQTDQIHEFEKISENFEAYILRLARSMLVRVNSRYLAGATIRDPLRIVAHFNNQPYHTAPLSLSLVHNAVLRSHLGVDHSITVFNKPLNYSSHSRMKLLQLGGTMGFQLAVNVGFAMAFVASFYVLSYIKERTVKSKLLQFVSGANVLTFWVTAFLWDIFTFIVTILFLVITFAGFQEEGWSTALELSRIFFILLIFVVAILPVTMFASRFFKDPADGYSVLSMIYIFTGMACFFIVFIMSLEQYDLQDTARLLTWIFMIFPHFALSHGLGNINMITSFNQICDMQCKVIPGCTKEIMCEILPLFNSSAPCCDNDYFKWNNFGIGRNLLFMSCTGIAFFIILLVTEYSLVSSSIYSIKRFFTSTLSRDVSDEPIDFDVVEEKNRVTSMSETNIRNHNLVLMNVTKLYGKFVAVHDMSIAVEHSECFGLLGVNGAGKTTTFKMLTGDVKISNGEAWVRGLSLKNDMNKVHQIIGYCPQFDALIGEMTGRETLTMYCLLRGIPNRRIRSIVLNLAADFNFIKHIDKRVKMYSGGNKRKLSTAIALVGNPAIVYLDEPTTGMDPGARRQLWDMICKVRKSGKSIMLTSHSMDECEALCTRLAIMVNGEFKCLGSVQHLKNKFSKGYTLSIKVKKNNFSRPPTSESDGLTNRSIAEPIDIAVTIEELKEFVESNFPGANLQEEYSGLLTYFIPNSNAKWSAMFGLMEEAKLKFNIEDYSLSQTTLEQVFLSFAKLQHEEKREHRN; from the exons ATGGCCGCAACAAATTGGGACAAATTTCGTCTCCTGATGTGGAAAAACTGGCTGTTGCAGTATCGTCACAAAACACAAACAATTGTGCAACTATTAGTTCCTGTACTTTTTAGCGCATTATTAGTTCTAATTCGCGGACTGGTGGATCCAGTGGTGCATGCAGAGCCGTTCCACTTTCCACAATTAAATATAAGTTTAGATTCATTGAG AGGTGGAGTTGAGCCAAGTGGACTAGGCCTACATTATAGACTATTAGTGAA AGCTCCGATAGGAAACACTACATTTCAACCAAATCTTAACTGGAGAATAGTATACACACCCAACGTACCGATTTTGGATGAACTTCTTAGAggagcatccaatgtattacAATTACAGACTGCGGTGGGTGTAAATAGTTCCAAAGAGCTGAGCAAAACTTTAgtacaacaaaatttattcgtcGGACTTGAATTTCATAATCCGGAG CTTCTATCATCTCCTGCAACACTGCCGAAGCAACTGGAATATTCAATACGTTTTCCCAGTGAACTTAGAACGTCTGTTTATGACAATCCGATACTTTACAACTGGCGAACCAATCTACTATTTCCGCGATTTCAAATACTCGGCCCTCGCAATCCCAACGATACCGATGACGGCATACCATCTGGTTATATTCGTGAAGGATTTTTGGCTGTTCAAAATGCCATTGCAAGTCAGTTCTTGTTCTTGAAATCGAATGGAACGAATAAGATGCCGGAAATAATGATGCAA CGATATCCATACCCTGAATATATCGAAGATATTCTTCTGACCGGGTTGGAAACATTGGTCTCTTTAATAATTATGATCAGTTTAGt TTACTCCTGCACCACAACCGTAAAATTTATTGCGATCGAAAAGGAAAAGCAACTGAAAGAAGCCATGAAAATTATGGGCCTCGCTAATTGGCTTCATTG GTTGAGCTGGTTCGTGCGATCCATGATTTTATTG GGGACATCAATATCCTTTATCGTTATGCTCTTTAAG GTTCCATGGTATAAAGACAGTGACGTGGCAATTTTTACTTATAGCAATTGGACGTGTTTGTGGGTGTTCCTGTTCACCTACAG CATTGCAACAACGACATTTTGTTTCATGTTAAGTGTCTTTTTCTCAAAAGCGAATACCGCCAGTGCGGTCAGTGGCCTGATATGGTTTCTCTCCTATTCCGTTTATTCTTTCACGTACGCTAGCTACGATCAATTATTATTGTACCAGAAACTGTTGATGTCTTTGTTTTCAAACACTGCTATGGCCTTCGGTTTCCAGCTGATCATACGATTGGAAGGAAGCAGCGAAGGATTACAATGGAACAATTTCTTCAGATCTGTATCGGTTGATGACAATCTATCGCTCGGTCTGCTTGTGGTTACGCTACTGATTGCCGCCCTTCTGTATCTGATGATAGCGTTGTATGTGGAGAAGATTTTTCCTGGCGAATACGGTGTTCCGTTGCCATGGTACTTTCCGTTCACGCGAGTATTTTGGTGCGGTCAGTCGGAATACGTTCGAATCAATGACTCGCCGAAAATGCACggcaatttgaatttcatcgaAGACGATCCGATCGGTCGAAATTCTGGGATTCGCATAAGTAACCTACGGAAAGTCTATTCAAACAACCGTGTGGCTGTTAATGGACTCACACTAAATATGTTTGATGACGACATCACCGTGTTGCTTGGCCATAACGGAGCTG GCAAAACGACGACAATGTCCTTACTTTCGGGAATGTTTCCACCGTCAAGTGGTACCGCATTGATTAACGGAAAAGACATTCGACATGACATCAGTGGGGTACGCAGTTCCTTAGGACTGTGTCCGCagcacaacattttgtttgatgaGCTGACTGTAAGGGAGCACATTGTGTTCTTTAGCAGATTAAAAGGACTGAATAAGGATGCCGTGGAACGTGAGGTGGAAAAATATCTCAAGCTCATCGATCTGGAACCAAAACGGAATGCAAAATCGAAGACATTGTCCGGTGGGATGAAACGGAAGCTGGCAGTCTGTGTCGCTTTTTGTGGTGGATCAAAAGTTGTTCTTCTGGATGAACCCACTTCCGGAATGGACCCGCAAGCTCGGCGAGCTTTGTGGGATGTTTTAAAAGCTCAGAAAAAAGGCAGAACGGTTTTGCTGTCTACACATTTCATGGACGAAGCCGACATTCTGGGTGATCGAATAGCTATTATGGCGAATG GAAATTTGAAGTGCGTCGGATCATCATTCTTTCTGAAGAAGCAATTCGGTTGCGGATATCATTTGGTGTGCGTGAAGAAGCCAAACTGTGACACAGAGAAGATAACGTCTCTGCTGAAACTCTATATGCCCGATGTGAAAGTGGAATGTGACGTGGGTACGGAACTGTCCTATCAATTGTCCGACAAGTGTTCGCACATGTTCAGCAAAATATTCAGTGAATTGGAAATCCGATCGAACGAATTGGGCGTGGACAGCTATGGTGTTTCGTTGACGACGTTAGAGGAGGTGTTCATGAAAGTGGGTACAGATACTATAAAGCTAGACGATGAACCGCCTCAAATGAATGGAACTCTGGCGAATAAACCGGACAGTGAATTTGGTTCCGAGACAACAT TAAACTATGCTACCGACATTTCACTTCTCAGCGGGGTGCCATTGATTATAAACCAAGTCCGAGCTCTTTTCATGAAGAAAATCTTACAAACAGCGAGAAATTGGCTACTGATGTTGATACAAATCTGCATTCCAGTGCTGTTCATTACAATTACCGTACTGTCAGAACGGTCAAGAGCCTGGTACTACGAACTGCCACCGCTGAAAGTGTGCATCCAACGGTACTTGGAAAGTGTTACCGTTCTTGAGGTTGATCCGAATGCTAATCAAGATTCGTTGATTGCAAA GTACTCAGCCGAATATCAAAATCAAATGCAAACCGATCAAATCCATGAATTCGAAAAAATAAGCGAGAACTTCGAGGCGTACATTTTGCGTCTTGCCCGATCGATGTTAGTGCGTGTGAATTCACGCTATTTGGCTGGAGCCACGATCAGAGATCCTCTTCGAATTGTTGCACATTTCAACAATCAACCGTATCATACGGCACCGCTTTCGTTGTCCTTGGTACATAATGCGGTGCTACGGAGTCATTTAGGTGTCGACCATTCGATAACCGTTTTCAACAAACCGCTGAATTATTCGTCACATTCAAGGATGAAGCTATTGCAACTGGGTGGTACGATGGGTTTTCAATTGGCTGTTAATGTTGGCTTTGCCATGGCTTTTGTGGCATCATTTTACGTCCTCTCATATATTAAG GAGCGGACGGTCAAATCCAAACTGTTGCAGTTTGTTAGTGGCGCAAATGTTTTGACCTTCTGGGTAACGGCATTCCTGTGGgacattttcacatttatcGTGACGATTCTGTTTCTGGTCATCACATTCGCTGGATTCCAAGAAGAAGGCTGGTCCACCGCATTAGAACTGAGtcgaatatttttcattttactgatATTCGTCGTGGCCATTTTGCCGGTAACAATGTTTGCGTCCAGATTTTTCAAAGATCCGGCCGACGGATATTCGGTGCTGTCGATGATTTACATATTTACCG GAATGGCGTGCTTTTTCATTGtcttcataatgtcattggaACAGTACGATCTGCAGGACACGGCCAGGCTGCTGACATGGATCTTTATGATATTCCCGCACTTTGCACTGAGCCACGGGCTGGGAAATATCAACATGATAACATCGTTCAATCAAATCTGTGATATGCAATGCAAAGTGATACCGGGCTGTACCAAAGAGATCATGTGCGAAATTCTACCGTTATTCAACTCATCTGCACCGTGTTGCG ATAATGACTACTTCAAGTGGAACAACTTCGGCATCGGCCGAAATCTATTATTTATGTCGTGCACCGGAATCGCTTTCTTTATCATTCTCCTCGTGACCGAATACAGTTTGGTATCGTCGTCCATCTACTCCATTAAACGGTTCTTCACGTCAACGCTCAGCCGCGATGTATCAGATGAACCGATTGATTTCGATGTGGTTGAGGAGAAAAACAGAGTCACATCCATGTCCGAAACGAACATTCGGAACCATAATCTGGTACTGATGAATGTGACCaaattgtatggaaaatttgtgGCTGTTCATGATATGTCCATTGCTGTTGAACA CTCTGAGTGCTTTGGTTTACTGGGAGTCAATGGTGCCGGCAAGACAACGACATTCAAGATGCTTACTGGAGATGTTAAAATATCGAACGGAGAAGCATGGGTGAGAGGATTAAGCTTaaaaaatgacatgaacaAAGTGCATCAGATTATCG GCTATTGCCCGCAATTCGACGCTCTAATTGGTGAAATGACTGGAAGAGAAACCCTTACCATGTACTGTCTGCTGCGTGGCATACCAAATCGACGCATAAGGTCGATAGTATTGAATTTGGCTgccgattttaattttatcaaacaCATCGACAAAAGGGTGAAAATGTACAGCGGTGGCAATAAAAGGAAATTATCGACTGCCATAGCTCTGGTCGGAAATCCAGCCATTGTTTATTTAGACGAACCCACAACCG GCATGGACCCAGGTGCCCGAAGACAGCTATGGGACATGATATGTAAGGTTCGAAAAAGTGGCAAATCCATTATGCTGACATCGCACAGCATGGACGAATGTGAAGCATTGTGTACGCGTTTAGCAATTATGGTGAATGGTGAATTCAAGTGCCTTGGGTCAGTGCAGCATCTGAAGAATAAATTCTCGAAAGGATACACACTGTCGATCAAAGtgaaaaagaacaatttttcgCGGCCACCTACCAGCGAATCCGATGG TTTGACCAACCGATCTATCGCTGAACCAATAGATATAGCTGTAACGATTGAGGAACTCAAAGAATTTGTGGAAAGCAATTTTCCGGGTGCAAATTTACA GGAAGAATATTCCGGCCTGTTAACTTATTTCATACCAAATTCGAATGCAAAATGGTCGGCCATGTTTGGTCTGATGGAAGAGgcaaaattaaagtttaacATCGAAGATTACTCATTGAGTCAGACGACGTTGGAGCAAGTATTTTTATCGTTTGCAAAATTGCAGCATGAAGAGAAACGCGAACACAGGAACTGA